One genomic segment of [Phormidium] sp. ETS-05 includes these proteins:
- a CDS encoding two-component system response regulator: protein MPSTIAPMTATIFVVDDDADTVEAMTEILEDIGGYNVRVAKNGRFAIESIQKSPPDLILLDVKMDDINGEEIYQILQHNPGTCHVPIIFVTGFDKPANVFKNWDNLGMDFITKPFDINQLLRKIKNRLMG, encoded by the coding sequence ATGCCCAGCACAATTGCCCCGATGACAGCCACAATTTTTGTAGTAGATGACGATGCCGACACAGTGGAAGCTATGACGGAAATCTTAGAAGATATTGGCGGTTACAACGTCCGAGTAGCTAAAAACGGCAGATTTGCCATTGAGTCAATCCAGAAGTCACCCCCAGATTTAATTCTCCTGGATGTCAAAATGGATGATATAAATGGGGAAGAAATTTACCAGATTCTTCAGCATAACCCAGGGACTTGCCATGTGCCAATAATTTTTGTCACCGGGTTTGACAAGCCAGCAAATGTGTTTAAAAATTGGGATAACTTAGGGATGGACTTTATCACCAAACCATTTGATATCAACCAATTATTGAGGAAAATCAAAAATCGGCTGATGGGATAG